CATGTTTTGAACGGTCAATGCGATATTCAAGACGTTATCGTGAAGGGCCCCAATGGTATCGATATTGTTCCAGCAGCATCGGGCATTAAGAAAATGTCTGAGCTGGGCGCCGATCAACATGGCGCCATTGTTCGTTCGTTGAGTGCGCTTCAAGATCAATACGAGGTTTTAATTGTGGATACCGCTGCGGGCATTTCCGATAGCGTTGTCACCTTTAGTCAGGCCAGCCAACACGTGTTGGTCGTGGTAACCGACGAGCTGACATCCATGGCAGATGCCTACGCTTTAATGAAAGTGTTAAACCGGGATGCGGGCATTCGGCGTTTTAAAATTTTGCGCAATATGGTGGATAGTCAGCAACAAGCGCGAGACGGTTTTAATCGCCTGGATGAAGTCACCCGGCGATTTCTTGATGTGCATCTTGAATACAGTGGCTATGTGCCTCGTGACCCCTATTTGGTTAAAGCGGATTCTCGTCAACAAGCGGTGAGCGAGTTGTATCCCGGTGCTGATTCCTCGCTGGCATTTAAGCGTTTGGCCGAAACGGTGGAAAAATGGGAGCTGCCGGTTTCCCCCAGTGGTCATATCCAATTTTTTGGCGAGCGCTTAATAGACACAAGGGAGGGTGAGGGCGAGGGTGTAATATTGTGAGTGTGCATAACGCCTACCTTGACGTGCAGCGGGGCAGTCGTGATGAGCTGGTAACTCGCCATGCACCCTTGGTTAAGCGTATTGCCTACCATCTTATCAGCCGCATGCCGGCCAGCGTTGATGTCGATGACTTGATCCAGGCGGGCATGATTGGTCTGTTGGAAGCGGGCAGTCATTTTCAAGGGGACAAGGGCGCGAGCTTTGAGACCTATGCTGGTATTCGTATTCGCGGCGCCATGTTAGACCAGCTCCGACAGAGCGGTTGGGCTCCTCGGTCTATTTCTAAGCAGTTAAGAGAAATGGGCGTAGCGGTGGCTAAGGTCGAGGCGCGATTAGGCCGAGAAGCGTCTGCGGCAGAGATAGCAACAGAAATGCAAATAAGCTTAGACGACTATCACCAGCTGCTTCGAGACACTAGTTCTGTGCGCTTGTTTAGTCTGGATCAAATTCAAGAAGATGCAGGCGAGCAGGATAGCTTTGCTGGCGATGATCGTTACGCGCCAATGGAAAGCGTCTTGGAAGCCAACTTTCAATCCTCGCTAGCGACCCAGATTGACGGCCTGCCAGAACGCGAAAAACTGGTATTGGCTCTGTACTACGATCAAGGTTTAAACCTGAAAGAAATCGGCGAAGTGTTGGAAATTAGCGAATCCAGAGTTTGCCAAATACACAGCCAAGCCATTGTTCGGCTTAAAAGCCGCTTACGGGACTGGACCGGCGATTAGCTTTAAAACCAAAAGTTAAAGCCGGGCCGAGTGTGCCCGCTGGAGAATAAAACTGATGAATGAAGCCATTCGTAATTTATTAGACGCCGTTGCCCCCATGCTGAATGGCTTAATGAACATGTCTGCCGCACAAATTATCGGCGCCATCTTTACCCTGCTCGGTGTAGGCTTGTTAATCTACGTTTCACGATTGCGTCGTAACCTACGCGAGCAGCGAGCGGCGGAAGCGCTAGCCGCAGTCAACGCCGAAAAAGATGCCCGCATTGCCAGTCTGGAGCAAACCGTCGCTGCTCAAAGCAGTGCTTTAGACATGGTGGGTGACCGAGTATTGGCATTAGAAGATTACTTGGAGATGCTAGGGGTGAAACAGCAGAAACTGGCAGCCGATAAAAAAGGCCCCGCGTTTTATGCCCATTTGCGTAATCTTGCCGACAAAGGTATGAATGCCGCTGAACTTTCCCGCCGCTTTGGTATATCCGTTTCAGAAGCGTCATTGCTGACGGCGATGAATAAAAAAGCGGTTTAAACGCTAAGGCACCTCTGATTAATTCGGTAATGTTTCAACGGAGTCTCTGGCGCGCACTGGCAAGGCGCGATGCGAAGATTAAGGCTGGTTGTCCTTAATGAGCATGGCAACGCAGTCCAGTGTGCGCCAGAGGCCCGCCCCTCGGGGCTTAGCCAAACACGGCTCAACTGCGTTGCCGCCACTTGAAAGGCAACCAGCATTCCTTCATGTCGGCGCCTTGTTGAGCCGCTTTTGGCTAAGCTTGAGATATCACCGAATTAATCAGAGGTGCCTTAATGTTTAATCGCCGTCACGTTGAAACCACCTCTTATCTACGTGATAGCATCGTAAGCTACTGTTCTGGTTAATAAGCTGTTATAGCTATACATGCCAATCACGCTAGCAAGCTAAGAATGCAACTTACAGCCTTGGATACTGCCTATTGTATTGACGATTTGGATATCCCGGGTTACCGACTGCACTCATTAAAAGGTAGCCGAAAAGGTCTGTGGTCGATTACTGTCAGTGGTAACTGGCGAGTTACTTTTGAGTTTCATGAAGGCCATGTTTTTATCGTCAACTATGAGGATTATCATTAATGACTATGTATAACCCCCCTCATCCTGGTGAGTTTATTCAGGCAACATATATGGAGCCCTTTGATATTAGCTGTCGCAATCTTGCCAAGCATCTTGATGTAGCAGCTTCAACTCTTAATAGGCTTATAAAAGGGCAGAGTGGAATCAGTCCTGAAATGGCTTTAAGGTTGGCTAAGGTTTTAGGTCGAAGCCCAGAAAGCTGGCTTACCATGCAAGACAATTACGATTTGTCTGTTGCAAAAAAACAGTTAAAGCTCTCCAATGTACTCCCCCTTGATTTAAATGCCGCGTAACAAGGTCATTTTTTGAGTCTCTTATGCTGTGTTTCAATTGGTAAATTAGGGGGATGTTGAAGCCGAAGGCGCATTCACCAAATAAAGCCTTTCCCCATGCGTTCAACAATACAGCACCCATTACTTGCGCCACTTAAAAAGTTGATTTATCCCAGCCCGATTCTATTTTTGCTAGTAAACCGTTCGCATGCTTCCCTCAGTAATGCACGTTGCTAAAACTCTTTGCTTGTATTCATACTAGCCAGCCCTTTCTTGCCCATTGATTTTAGATAAACTTACGGCTTTGCTGAGGGCGGGATAATCGCGCTAAGCTTCTGGAAAGGCGAGGTAGTCTGACGGCTTCGTATTTGTAGATTACATAATGTACAGGCTCGATGTTATGACAAAGCAATCCGCTATCGATGATCCAAACTATGGGGCGACAGTTGTTGTTACCCATCGGCTACGTTCTGACAAGCATGCCGAGTACGAGGAGTGGTTGAAAGACATTGCCCCGGTTTGTAAGACCGCAGCTGGTTTTTTGGATTTGCATATTATTCGTCCGGTAGCTGGCTTAACAGATACCTACACGGTGGTGATTCGCTTTGATTCCAGGGCGCATTTAAAACAGTGGATAGAGTCGGAGGATCGAGCCAGACTGATTGAAAAGCCCCAGCCCTTATTTGTTACCGGCGACGACTTTTTTATTCGCAGCGGGCTGGATTTCTGGTTTGCCCCCACGGAGGCTAAGGCGACTATCCCTGTACGCTGGAAGCAGTTTTTACTGACATGGTCGGTAATTTATCCGTTGGTACTTGGCGTGCCGCTGCTGATTGTGCCGATGTTACAAGCGCTGGGTGTGCCGCCCATCCCGCCATTGTCCACGCTGGTGGTTACTGGGGTCATCGTCTTTTTAATGGTGTATATCATTATGCCTCGTTATACCCGGCTGGTGCAGCGTTGGTTGTTTAGCTGAATTCATCTAATAAGCTGAGTTTAATGCGACTGTTGCGATTCCTCCTATCTTTAAGTGCTTGTTCCGCAATTTCACTTTGGCATATTGTGATGATGTTCTGGTAGGAGGAGCCCCTATCATTCGTTAAGCTTCAAATCAGCACTTGACGGCGTAACCCAATAGGTTACAATTGGTCGATGATTATTAGCTTCGTACATAAAGGGCTTGAGCGGTTCTACCGTTCAGGCACAACTTCGGGTATTCAATCGAAGCATGTTAAACGTTTGAGGCTAATTCTTACCAACTTGGACCAAGCTGAAAACCCCGATGATATGGATTTGCCAGGCCTCCGCTTACACGAGCTGAAAGGAAACCGTAAAGGTATATGGTCAGTATCTGTAAGTGGTAATTGGAGGGTTACTTTTCGCTTTACAGGAAAGGACGCTGAAATAGTTAACTACGAGGATTATCACTAATGAGTATGCACAATCCGGCGCATCCGGGCGAAATTCTCAAAGAGTTAGTAATTGAGCCAACCGGCGTAACAATTACTGATGTTTCTGAACACCTTAATATAAGCCGAAAAACACTATCAAAAGTTTTAAATGGTAGGGGTTCTATCACTCCTGAAATGGCTTTACGTCTTGAGCTGGCATTTAAAAAGCCATCTGCAGATCATTGGCTTCGATTGCAAAATGCTTATGATCTTTGGTCAGTTCGCCAACATCAATCTATATTGCAAGTTCGCCCGTATGAATTTGCGTCACAAGCTTAATAAGGTAAATCACGCGGATCTCAAAATCTCCGCTTCACTTTGGTTTTGTCACCGATGTTTGCGACGTTGAAACTGTAGAACACTCCAGAAACTTGGCTGCTTTTCAAGCCCGCCATTGATAAGTATGAAATCTACTAACTACGGTGAGCGTTTCGCATTCGCCTGTCACTGAAATTTTCCACGCGAGGATTAATACGAACAAGCCCTGCGCCAAAAAACCTGCTTGAACCGCCCGCCAAAAAAATGGCAAAGTACTGCCTGTTTTTTTTAAGTTATTGAAAATAATAATAAAATATTGATGGCATGCTGATTGCTTTACCAAGAACAAAGCGACTTTTGGTAGGCGTTAGTATGATGAAGATAGTACAACCGAACCCGATCAAATCTCCGATTAGTGCAGAAGACATGTTGGCAATGGAGCACTGTCAGCAAGAGCTGAATATTGCTAATGAGCGCATGTTGCAATTTCTGGCGTCGTTAACCACGCAAGCTAAGCCAGCATTACGTGTGGTGCCTCATCATGGCTGATCTTATCGCGGCTGATCTGGCCTCTAAAACAGTGAAAGGCCTCGCGCGCCGGGTCGCAATGACCGATGCCACGGTGCTGCTCTGTGGGTCCAGTGGTGCAGGTAAGGAAATTTACGCAAAGTATATTCACAGCCAGTCGGCTCGTAGTGATGCGCCTTTTGTGGCGGTGAACTGTGCGGCGATTCCCGACAATATGTTGGAAGCCATGCTGTTTGGTCATGAGAAGGGGGCTTTTACGGGCGCGGTGAATAGCCACTCGGGAAAATTTGAACAAGCCCAGAGCGGCACCTTGCTATTGGACGAAGTGTCTGAAATGGACTTGGGTTTGCAGGCAAAGTTGCTGCG
The DNA window shown above is from Spongiibacter sp. IMCC21906 and carries:
- a CDS encoding MinD/ParA family protein, translated to MNPVKVIAVASGKGGVGKTNVSVNLACQLAKMGRKVLLMDADLGLANVDIMLGLRPKWNLSHVLNGQCDIQDVIVKGPNGIDIVPAASGIKKMSELGADQHGAIVRSLSALQDQYEVLIVDTAAGISDSVVTFSQASQHVLVVVTDELTSMADAYALMKVLNRDAGIRRFKILRNMVDSQQQARDGFNRLDEVTRRFLDVHLEYSGYVPRDPYLVKADSRQQAVSELYPGADSSLAFKRLAETVEKWELPVSPSGHIQFFGERLIDTREGEGEGVIL
- a CDS encoding HigA family addiction module antitoxin, with the translated sequence MTMYNPPHPGEFIQATYMEPFDISCRNLAKHLDVAASTLNRLIKGQSGISPEMALRLAKVLGRSPESWLTMQDNYDLSVAKKQLKLSNVLPLDLNAA
- a CDS encoding type II toxin-antitoxin system RelE/ParE family toxin, coding for MIISFVHKGLERFYRSGTTSGIQSKHVKRLRLILTNLDQAENPDDMDLPGLRLHELKGNRKGIWSVSVSGNWRVTFRFTGKDAEIVNYEDYH
- a CDS encoding RNA polymerase sigma factor FliA; the protein is MSVHNAYLDVQRGSRDELVTRHAPLVKRIAYHLISRMPASVDVDDLIQAGMIGLLEAGSHFQGDKGASFETYAGIRIRGAMLDQLRQSGWAPRSISKQLREMGVAVAKVEARLGREASAAEIATEMQISLDDYHQLLRDTSSVRLFSLDQIQEDAGEQDSFAGDDRYAPMESVLEANFQSSLATQIDGLPEREKLVLALYYDQGLNLKEIGEVLEISESRVCQIHSQAIVRLKSRLRDWTGD
- a CDS encoding HigA family addiction module antitoxin, which codes for MSMHNPAHPGEILKELVIEPTGVTITDVSEHLNISRKTLSKVLNGRGSITPEMALRLELAFKKPSADHWLRLQNAYDLWSVRQHQSILQVRPYEFASQA
- a CDS encoding DUF2802 domain-containing protein — its product is MNEAIRNLLDAVAPMLNGLMNMSAAQIIGAIFTLLGVGLLIYVSRLRRNLREQRAAEALAAVNAEKDARIASLEQTVAAQSSALDMVGDRVLALEDYLEMLGVKQQKLAADKKGPAFYAHLRNLADKGMNAAELSRRFGISVSEASLLTAMNKKAV
- a CDS encoding type II toxin-antitoxin system RelE/ParE family toxin, giving the protein MQLTALDTAYCIDDLDIPGYRLHSLKGSRKGLWSITVSGNWRVTFEFHEGHVFIVNYEDYH
- a CDS encoding antibiotic biosynthesis monooxygenase, with the translated sequence MTKQSAIDDPNYGATVVVTHRLRSDKHAEYEEWLKDIAPVCKTAAGFLDLHIIRPVAGLTDTYTVVIRFDSRAHLKQWIESEDRARLIEKPQPLFVTGDDFFIRSGLDFWFAPTEAKATIPVRWKQFLLTWSVIYPLVLGVPLLIVPMLQALGVPPIPPLSTLVVTGVIVFLMVYIIMPRYTRLVQRWLFS